A single window of Rhodococcus jostii RHA1 DNA harbors:
- a CDS encoding urease subunit gamma — translation MRLSPHEQERLLLSYAAELARRRRQRGLVLNHPEAVALITDHILEGARDGRSVAELMVSGREVLTRSDVMEGVPEMLHDVQVEATFPDGTKLVTVHDPIA, via the coding sequence ATGCGCTTGTCGCCCCACGAGCAGGAGCGTCTGCTCCTGAGCTACGCCGCGGAACTCGCGCGCAGGCGCCGGCAACGCGGCCTCGTGTTGAACCATCCGGAGGCGGTGGCCCTCATCACGGATCACATCCTGGAGGGGGCCCGCGACGGCCGGTCGGTGGCGGAGTTGATGGTGTCCGGTCGTGAGGTGCTCACCCGGTCCGACGTGATGGAAGGCGTCCCGGAGATGCTGCACGACGTGCAGGTGGAGGCCACGTTCCCGGACGGAACCAAGCTCGTCACCGTCCACGATCCGATTGCGTAG
- a CDS encoding cold-shock protein has translation MAEGIVKWFNSEKGFGFIAPEDGSADVFVHYSEIQSGGFRTLEENQRVSFEIGQGNKGPQATGVTLI, from the coding sequence ATGGCAGAGGGCATCGTGAAGTGGTTCAACTCCGAGAAGGGGTTCGGCTTCATCGCCCCCGAGGATGGCAGCGCTGACGTGTTCGTCCATTACTCGGAGATTCAGAGCGGCGGCTTCCGCACGCTCGAGGAGAATCAGCGCGTTTCGTTCGAGATCGGCCAGGGCAACAAGGGCCCGCAGGCCACCGGCGTCACCCTGATCTGA
- a CDS encoding urease subunit alpha: MTELSRARYAELFGPTTGDRIRLADTDLLIEITEDRSGGPGLAGDEAVFGGGKVLRESMGQGRATRAEGAPDTVITGVVVVDHWGIIKADVGIRDGRIVALGKAGNPDTMSGVHPDLVVGPSTEIIAGNGKILTAGGIDCHVHFICPQIMDEALGGGITTMIGGGTGPAEGSKATTVTPGSWHTARMLEALDGWPMNIALLGKGNTVSSESMWEQLRGGVSGFKLHEDWGSTPAAIDACLTVADAAGVQVALHSDTLNEAGFVEDTLAAIAGRAIHAYHTEGAGGGHAPDIITVAAHANVLPSSTNPTRPHTVNTLDEHLDMLMVCHHLSPKIPEDLAFAESRIRPSTIAAEDLLHDLGAISMIGSDSQAMGRIGEVVLRTWQTAHVMKRRRGFLAGDNGADNQRVQRYVAKYTICPAVAHGLEAEIGSVEVGKLADLVLWDPAFFGVRPHAVIKGGMIAWAAMGDANASIPTPQPVLPRPMFGAAPKAAAATSVHFVAPHALEDGLADRLDLSRRLVPVANVRSRGKSDMPRNDAQPRIEVDPDTFTVRIDGDVWEEQPAAELPMAQRYFLF, translated from the coding sequence ATGACCGAACTCAGCCGCGCACGTTACGCCGAGCTGTTCGGTCCCACGACCGGTGACCGCATCCGGCTCGCCGACACCGACCTTCTGATCGAGATCACCGAGGACCGCAGCGGTGGGCCGGGGCTGGCCGGCGACGAGGCGGTGTTCGGTGGCGGAAAAGTGTTGCGCGAGTCCATGGGTCAGGGTCGCGCGACCCGCGCCGAGGGTGCCCCCGACACGGTGATCACCGGCGTGGTGGTCGTCGACCATTGGGGAATCATCAAAGCGGACGTCGGTATTCGGGACGGACGCATCGTCGCGCTCGGCAAGGCAGGCAACCCCGACACGATGTCGGGGGTCCACCCCGATCTGGTGGTGGGTCCGTCCACCGAGATCATCGCCGGGAACGGCAAGATCCTGACGGCAGGCGGTATCGACTGCCACGTGCACTTCATCTGCCCGCAGATCATGGACGAGGCGCTGGGTGGCGGCATCACGACGATGATCGGCGGCGGCACCGGCCCCGCCGAGGGCAGCAAGGCCACCACCGTCACCCCTGGTTCGTGGCACACCGCCCGGATGCTGGAGGCACTCGACGGCTGGCCGATGAACATCGCGCTGCTCGGCAAGGGCAACACGGTCAGCTCCGAGTCGATGTGGGAGCAGTTGCGCGGCGGCGTCTCCGGGTTCAAGCTGCACGAGGACTGGGGTTCGACTCCGGCCGCCATCGACGCGTGCCTCACCGTCGCGGACGCCGCAGGAGTGCAGGTGGCCCTCCACTCGGATACGTTGAACGAGGCCGGTTTCGTCGAGGATACTCTCGCGGCCATCGCCGGACGGGCGATCCACGCCTATCACACGGAGGGGGCGGGCGGCGGCCACGCGCCGGACATCATCACGGTGGCCGCGCACGCGAACGTTCTGCCGAGTTCGACCAATCCGACCCGGCCACACACGGTCAACACACTCGACGAGCATCTCGACATGCTCATGGTGTGCCATCATCTGAGCCCGAAGATCCCGGAGGATCTGGCGTTCGCGGAGAGCCGCATCCGGCCCTCCACCATCGCGGCGGAGGATCTGCTCCACGACCTCGGCGCCATCTCCATGATCGGCAGCGACTCGCAGGCGATGGGACGCATCGGCGAGGTCGTGTTGCGCACGTGGCAGACGGCGCACGTGATGAAACGCAGACGGGGATTCCTGGCCGGCGACAACGGCGCCGACAATCAGCGCGTCCAGCGGTACGTGGCGAAGTACACGATCTGCCCTGCCGTCGCGCACGGGTTGGAAGCCGAGATCGGATCGGTCGAGGTCGGCAAGCTTGCCGACCTGGTGCTGTGGGATCCGGCCTTCTTCGGCGTCCGGCCGCACGCGGTGATCAAGGGCGGGATGATCGCGTGGGCTGCGATGGGTGATGCCAACGCGTCCATACCGACTCCGCAACCGGTGCTTCCGCGTCCGATGTTCGGGGCGGCGCCCAAGGCTGCGGCCGCCACGTCCGTGCACTTCGTCGCTCCGCATGCCCTCGAGGACGGACTGGCCGATCGGCTGGACCTGAGCCGTCGACTGGTGCCGGTCGCGAACGTGCGGTCGCGGGGCAAGTCGGACATGCCCCGCAACGACGCGCAGCCGCGGATCGAGGTGGACCCGGACACGTTCACGGTCCGCATCGACGGCGACGTGTGGGAAGAGCAACCGGCGGCGGAACTGCCGATGGCCCAGCGATACTTCCTGTTCTGA
- a CDS encoding resuscitation-promoting factor encodes MSPLARINNAKSPLLYVVVAALLATLVVGGALAVARHKTITLDVDGETISLGTMASDVGGALDDAGYAVSERDAVAPAADASLSDGDTVVLRRAREIDLTVDGQPKTVWTTALTVDDALKQFELADDVHVSASRAERLPLEGTALEVVNAKLVKVADGGAPLTDVRLAAPTVGELLAANGAPLEQADTVVPPADAPVVEGAEIHVTRDRTETRTETLPIAPPENRVEDPALDKGKTVVANPGVPGERTVTASVKTVNGVEAGRQELSSQVLREPAPALVKVGVKELAISNASTWDSIAHCEATGNWAINTGNGFFGGLQFTQSTWEAFGGSQYAARADLASREQQISVAEKVQAAQGWGAWPACTSKLGLR; translated from the coding sequence GTGTCGCCTTTAGCCAGAATCAACAACGCCAAATCGCCCCTTCTCTACGTAGTCGTCGCGGCACTGCTCGCGACGCTCGTCGTGGGCGGTGCGCTGGCAGTGGCGCGGCACAAGACCATCACGCTCGACGTCGACGGCGAGACCATCTCGCTCGGGACGATGGCCTCCGACGTCGGCGGCGCGCTCGACGACGCCGGGTACGCCGTCAGCGAGCGTGACGCGGTCGCTCCCGCGGCCGACGCGTCGCTCTCCGACGGCGACACCGTGGTGCTGCGGCGTGCTCGTGAGATCGACCTCACGGTCGACGGGCAGCCGAAGACCGTGTGGACCACCGCCCTCACCGTCGACGACGCACTGAAGCAGTTCGAACTCGCCGACGACGTCCACGTCTCGGCGTCTCGCGCCGAGCGCCTGCCGCTGGAAGGTACCGCGCTCGAGGTCGTCAACGCCAAGCTCGTCAAGGTCGCCGATGGCGGCGCACCGCTCACGGACGTCCGACTGGCAGCCCCCACCGTGGGTGAGCTCCTCGCGGCCAACGGCGCCCCGCTCGAGCAGGCCGACACCGTCGTTCCGCCCGCCGACGCCCCCGTCGTCGAAGGCGCCGAGATCCACGTGACCCGCGATCGCACCGAGACGCGCACCGAGACGCTGCCCATCGCGCCTCCCGAGAACCGCGTCGAGGATCCCGCGCTCGACAAGGGCAAGACCGTCGTCGCGAACCCCGGAGTTCCCGGCGAGCGCACCGTCACCGCATCCGTGAAGACCGTCAACGGTGTCGAGGCCGGACGCCAGGAGCTCAGCTCTCAGGTGCTCCGCGAGCCCGCGCCGGCACTGGTCAAGGTCGGTGTGAAGGAACTCGCCATCTCCAACGCCTCCACCTGGGATTCGATCGCGCACTGCGAGGCCACCGGCAACTGGGCCATCAACACCGGCAACGGGTTCTTCGGCGGACTGCAGTTCACCCAGAGCACCTGGGAGGCGTTCGGCGGCAGCCAGTACGCCGCCCGCGCCGACCTCGCATCCCGCGAACAGCAGATCTCCGTCGCCGAGAAGGTCCAGGCGGCACAGGGCTGGGGCGCATGGCCCGCCTGCACCAGCAAGCTCGGACTCCGCTGA
- a CDS encoding resuscitation-promoting factor, whose protein sequence is MSPFAKINSARSPLLYTVVALLLATLIAGGVMAVVRHKTVTLDVDGEKISLSTMTTSVDAALSDAGYSINDRDAVAPERDASLSDGDTVVLRRAREVTLTVDGQPKTVWTTALTVEDALKQFELGEDVHVSASRSQRLPLDGAALEVLNPLVVTLADGALPVTDVRMAAPTVGEFLAAHGAPLEQADTVVPAADTPLTEGMAVTVTRDRTETKVETLPLAPEEQRIEDPTMNKSRTVLENPGVPGVQDITFAVNTVNGREVGRNQVSATVTTPAQPKVIRVGAKPGTEVPPVENGSVWDALAQCEATGNWAINTGNGFFGGVQFDQNTWERQGGLKYAPRADLATREEQIAVASQTQKTQGWGAWPSCSGRLGVR, encoded by the coding sequence ATGTCGCCCTTCGCGAAGATCAACTCGGCTCGCTCGCCGCTGCTCTACACCGTGGTGGCCCTGCTTCTCGCCACACTGATCGCAGGCGGAGTGATGGCCGTGGTCCGGCACAAGACCGTCACACTCGACGTGGACGGCGAGAAGATCTCGCTGAGCACCATGACCACGAGCGTCGACGCCGCCCTGTCCGACGCCGGGTACTCGATCAACGACCGCGACGCCGTGGCACCGGAACGTGACGCGAGCCTGTCCGACGGGGACACCGTGGTGCTGCGCCGCGCGCGTGAAGTGACGCTGACGGTGGACGGTCAGCCCAAGACGGTGTGGACTACCGCGCTCACCGTCGAGGACGCGCTGAAGCAATTCGAACTCGGCGAGGACGTCCACGTGTCCGCGTCCCGTTCGCAGCGACTTCCGCTCGACGGTGCAGCGCTCGAGGTGCTCAATCCGCTCGTCGTCACGCTCGCCGACGGCGCGCTCCCGGTTACCGATGTGCGCATGGCCGCGCCGACGGTCGGGGAGTTCCTCGCCGCGCACGGCGCGCCGCTCGAGCAGGCCGACACCGTCGTCCCGGCCGCGGACACCCCGCTGACCGAGGGCATGGCCGTGACCGTCACCCGCGACCGCACCGAGACGAAGGTCGAGACGTTGCCGCTGGCTCCGGAGGAGCAGCGCATCGAGGACCCGACGATGAACAAGAGTCGCACCGTGCTCGAGAATCCGGGCGTGCCCGGCGTCCAGGACATCACGTTCGCGGTCAACACCGTCAACGGCAGGGAAGTCGGACGCAACCAGGTGTCCGCGACGGTCACGACGCCGGCGCAGCCGAAGGTGATCCGCGTCGGCGCGAAGCCGGGTACCGAGGTGCCGCCCGTCGAGAACGGTTCGGTCTGGGACGCGCTCGCGCAGTGCGAGGCCACCGGTAACTGGGCCATCAACACCGGCAACGGATTCTTCGGCGGCGTCCAGTTCGACCAGAACACGTGGGAGCGTCAGGGCGGCCTCAAGTATGCGCCGCGTGCCGACCTCGCCACCCGCGAGGAGCAGATCGCCGTCGCGTCGCAGACGCAGAAGACGCAGGGCTGGGGAGCGTGGCCGTCGTGCTCGGGCAGGCTCGGCGTGCGTTAA
- a CDS encoding helix-turn-helix transcriptional regulator yields MRETSARLLRLLSLLQTRKDWSGAELADRLGITPRTVRRDVEKLRDLGYPVDATVGVGGGYQLGAGAEMPPLLLDDEEVLAVALGLQSGATGSVVGIGEASMRALTKLRQVMPSRLRHRLEALQVDVVHREPAKSAVDAQILSAVASVCHNHERLRFDYRTHDGTESRREVEPYRLVRSGLRWYLVAWDLTRADWRSFRMDRLTPKIPTGPRFAPRELPPGGAAEFVARGINRAVTRIRARVLLHASIDEMATLVHEDWGTLEEMPDGRCAVALGGDSVPSIANWLSAFGVDFTVLDPPELREECRRVGERHRLFADRYGNA; encoded by the coding sequence ATGCGGGAAACTTCGGCACGACTCCTCCGGCTACTGTCGCTGCTCCAGACCCGAAAGGACTGGTCCGGGGCAGAACTCGCCGACCGGCTCGGCATCACCCCACGCACGGTCCGGCGAGACGTGGAGAAACTCCGCGACCTCGGGTACCCCGTCGACGCGACGGTCGGGGTGGGCGGTGGCTACCAACTCGGCGCGGGCGCGGAAATGCCGCCCCTGCTCCTCGACGACGAGGAAGTCCTGGCCGTCGCACTCGGCCTGCAATCCGGTGCGACCGGGTCCGTGGTGGGCATCGGGGAGGCGTCGATGCGAGCGCTCACCAAACTCCGGCAGGTGATGCCGTCCCGTCTGCGGCACCGCCTCGAGGCGCTGCAGGTCGACGTGGTCCACCGCGAGCCCGCGAAGAGCGCCGTCGACGCGCAGATCCTGTCCGCCGTCGCCTCCGTGTGCCACAACCACGAGCGACTCCGGTTCGACTACCGCACCCACGACGGCACCGAGAGCCGGCGTGAAGTGGAGCCGTACCGTCTCGTCCGATCCGGGCTGCGCTGGTACCTCGTCGCCTGGGACCTCACGCGCGCCGACTGGCGGTCGTTCCGCATGGATCGCCTGACACCCAAGATCCCGACAGGACCGCGGTTCGCGCCCCGCGAACTACCGCCCGGCGGCGCCGCCGAATTCGTCGCACGCGGCATCAACCGCGCCGTCACCCGGATCCGCGCACGGGTGCTGCTGCACGCGTCGATCGACGAGATGGCGACCCTGGTGCACGAAGACTGGGGAACCCTCGAAGAAATGCCCGACGGACGATGCGCGGTCGCGCTCGGCGGCGACTCCGTGCCGTCGATAGCCAACTGGCTCAGCGCATTCGGCGTCGACTTCACCGTCCTCGACCCTCCTGAGCTGCGCGAAGAGTGCCGGCGGGTGGGTGAGCGCCACCGCCTCTTCGCCGACCGCTACGGTAACGCCTGA
- the dctA gene encoding C4-dicarboxylate transporter DctA produces the protein MAISTDAHPPPGGDVSTTGTRSPWYTNLFVQLLVGIVGGITLGWLWPTVGSELKPIGDTFVKLIKMLIAPLIFTVVVTGIAKVGDVKAVGRIGVKALIYFTAVTGFALLFGLVMGNIVKPGAGFDIDPATLVDGTEQISEKTGGGELPGAVEFLMDIVPTSVVGAFADNILLQVLFFAVLFGIALAKYGEHGSPMVLEFVDHLSHIIFMIIGWIMRLAPIGAFGAMAFIIGQYGISTLGSFAKLIACCYLAGALFVLVLALIAKVAVGLNIFTFIRYTKEEFGLALGTASSEAVLPRIMTKLVGAGNSQAATGLVVPTGYSFNLDGAAIYLSISTLFLAQATGHDLSVADQLGALFILLLTSKGMAGVPGSSFLALSATATALGIFPVAAVAVLLGADRIMDSMRVFVNLLGNCVATFVVSNWEGQLDKQKMQDAVNGRLSPGGADPVAQPPVVAEYESRQ, from the coding sequence ATGGCCATCTCCACTGACGCCCATCCCCCACCCGGCGGCGACGTGTCGACAACCGGGACGCGATCGCCCTGGTACACCAACCTGTTCGTCCAGCTTCTCGTCGGAATCGTCGGCGGCATCACTCTCGGCTGGTTGTGGCCGACGGTAGGGTCGGAGCTCAAACCGATCGGCGACACGTTCGTCAAGCTGATCAAGATGCTCATTGCGCCGTTGATCTTCACGGTGGTCGTCACGGGAATCGCCAAGGTGGGCGACGTCAAGGCCGTCGGACGCATCGGCGTGAAGGCACTGATCTACTTCACCGCCGTCACCGGGTTCGCGCTGCTCTTCGGACTGGTCATGGGCAACATCGTCAAGCCCGGCGCCGGATTCGACATCGACCCGGCCACCCTCGTCGACGGCACCGAGCAGATCTCGGAGAAGACAGGCGGTGGCGAACTCCCCGGCGCCGTCGAATTCCTCATGGACATCGTCCCCACCAGTGTGGTGGGCGCGTTCGCCGACAACATACTTCTGCAGGTCCTCTTCTTCGCGGTGCTCTTCGGCATCGCGCTGGCCAAGTACGGCGAGCACGGTTCCCCGATGGTCCTCGAATTCGTCGACCACCTCAGCCACATCATCTTCATGATCATCGGCTGGATCATGCGGCTCGCCCCGATCGGCGCGTTCGGCGCGATGGCGTTCATCATCGGCCAGTACGGAATCTCCACACTCGGCAGCTTCGCCAAGCTCATCGCCTGCTGCTACCTCGCCGGAGCGCTGTTCGTCCTCGTCCTCGCGCTGATCGCGAAGGTCGCCGTGGGACTGAACATCTTCACGTTCATCCGCTACACCAAGGAGGAGTTCGGTCTCGCGCTGGGAACCGCATCGTCCGAGGCAGTGCTTCCCCGCATCATGACCAAGCTCGTCGGCGCCGGGAACTCACAGGCCGCGACCGGGCTCGTGGTGCCGACCGGATACTCGTTCAACCTCGACGGGGCCGCGATCTACCTGTCCATCTCGACACTGTTCCTCGCCCAGGCCACCGGCCACGACCTGTCCGTCGCCGACCAGCTCGGCGCGCTGTTCATCCTGCTCCTCACGTCGAAAGGCATGGCAGGCGTACCCGGGTCGTCGTTCCTCGCGCTGTCGGCGACCGCGACCGCGCTCGGAATCTTCCCCGTCGCGGCGGTAGCGGTGCTGCTCGGCGCCGACCGGATCATGGACTCGATGCGGGTGTTCGTGAACCTCCTCGGCAACTGTGTCGCCACGTTCGTCGTCTCGAACTGGGAAGGCCAGCTCGACAAGCAGAAGATGCAGGACGCCGTAAACGGAAGGCTCAGCCCCGGCGGCGCGGATCCCGTCGCGCAGCCGCCGGTCGTGGCCGAGTACGAGTCGCGTCAGTAG
- a CDS encoding ElyC/SanA/YdcF family protein yields the protein MTTAFCLALAVSTTATASASAADLFNSAQGRFAAGDTRGALADIGGAVAGEPGDTNALALQAIYADAAGDLVTRETALARLGAMDGGMRAGVDGMLNAIRIASFTPPNPLPAIQGPSTAIIVLGYGLLPDGAMRPELINRLQAALVQSWASPMSPIIVTGGNPQNGITEAAAMQGWLQSHGVPAQRIHPEHRAGSTVGNALNSVPLARSLGAGGAIIVTSANHIRRATVDFNVAGLPVVGAMSAITSAGQLIAEVMPLTKDQQLGMYRDAIRVFGIPAGY from the coding sequence ATGACCACCGCCTTCTGCCTGGCTCTGGCGGTCTCGACCACCGCGACGGCATCCGCCTCGGCCGCCGACCTCTTCAACAGCGCGCAGGGCAGATTCGCCGCGGGTGACACCCGTGGCGCCCTGGCGGACATCGGTGGCGCCGTCGCCGGCGAACCCGGCGACACCAATGCGCTGGCGTTGCAGGCCATCTACGCCGACGCCGCGGGCGACCTGGTCACCCGGGAGACCGCGCTCGCCCGGCTCGGCGCGATGGACGGTGGGATGCGCGCCGGCGTCGACGGGATGCTGAACGCGATCAGAATTGCGTCGTTCACGCCCCCGAACCCACTTCCGGCCATCCAGGGTCCGTCCACCGCGATCATCGTCCTCGGTTACGGACTGCTACCCGACGGCGCGATGCGACCGGAATTGATCAACCGCCTGCAGGCCGCGCTCGTCCAGTCGTGGGCCTCGCCGATGTCGCCGATCATCGTCACCGGCGGCAACCCGCAGAACGGCATCACCGAGGCGGCCGCGATGCAGGGATGGTTGCAGTCGCACGGTGTCCCGGCGCAACGCATCCACCCCGAGCATCGTGCCGGATCGACGGTGGGCAACGCGCTCAACTCCGTTCCGCTCGCGCGCTCGCTCGGCGCGGGGGGTGCGATCATCGTGACGTCGGCCAACCACATCCGCAGGGCAACGGTCGATTTCAACGTCGCCGGACTGCCGGTGGTCGGGGCGATGAGCGCGATCACCAGTGCCGGTCAGCTGATCGCCGAAGTCATGCCGCTGACCAAGGACCAGCAACTCGGCATGTACCGCGACGCGATCAGGGTCTTCGGCATTCCCGCCGGCTACTGA
- the rsmA gene encoding 16S rRNA (adenine(1518)-N(6)/adenine(1519)-N(6))-dimethyltransferase RsmA yields the protein MSEAEVPPVARGQAALLGPAEVRALAEEFGVRPTKQLGQNFVHDANTVRRIVATAGVGREDTVLEVGPGLGSLTLALLDVVDKVIAVEIDPNLAARLPVTVADRAPELADRLTVVGADAMRVKPSEIPGEPTALVANLPYNVAVPVLLHLFSELPSLRTALVMVQAEVADRLAASPGSKIYGVPSVKANFFGAVRRAGAVGRAVFWPVPKVESGLVRIDRYAEPPWPVDDAHRRRVFAVIDAAFAQRRKTLRAALGGWAGSPAEAERRLLEAGIAPSARGETLDAAAFVRLAATQP from the coding sequence GTGTCCGAAGCCGAAGTACCCCCCGTCGCTCGAGGTCAGGCCGCACTGCTCGGCCCCGCCGAGGTGCGTGCGCTAGCCGAGGAGTTCGGCGTGCGCCCCACCAAGCAGCTGGGGCAGAACTTCGTGCACGACGCGAACACGGTCCGCCGCATCGTCGCCACCGCGGGCGTGGGACGCGAGGACACCGTCCTCGAGGTCGGGCCGGGGCTCGGTTCGCTCACGTTGGCGCTGCTCGATGTCGTCGACAAGGTGATCGCCGTCGAGATCGACCCCAACCTCGCGGCGCGACTCCCGGTCACGGTCGCCGACCGGGCTCCGGAACTCGCGGACCGGCTGACCGTGGTCGGCGCGGACGCGATGCGGGTCAAGCCGTCCGAGATCCCCGGTGAGCCCACGGCTCTCGTCGCGAATCTGCCGTACAACGTTGCGGTGCCGGTGCTGCTGCACCTGTTCTCCGAACTTCCCAGTCTCCGAACCGCTCTGGTGATGGTGCAGGCCGAGGTCGCCGACCGGCTGGCGGCGTCCCCGGGCAGCAAGATCTACGGTGTGCCGAGCGTGAAGGCCAATTTCTTCGGCGCCGTGCGGCGCGCGGGCGCCGTCGGGCGCGCGGTGTTCTGGCCCGTGCCGAAGGTCGAGTCGGGTCTCGTGCGCATTGATCGGTACGCCGAACCGCCGTGGCCCGTCGACGACGCACACCGCCGCCGTGTGTTCGCCGTCATCGATGCGGCTTTCGCTCAGCGCCGCAAGACTTTACGCGCCGCGCTCGGCGGTTGGGCCGGTTCACCCGCGGAGGCGGAGCGGCGACTGCTCGAGGCCGGCATCGCACCGTCCGCCCGCGGTGAGACCCTCGACGCGGCGGCCTTCGTGCGTCTCGCCGCCACCCAGCCGTGA
- a CDS encoding amino acid ABC transporter substrate-binding protein/permease, with translation MRSRSDRLLRLVRRPRVPAVIAALTLLVTLVAPGLAGAQEPAPGNNYTIATDITFAPFEFQDESGKLVGIDMDLLAAIAEDQGFTYQVNAVGFDAALQAVTGGQANGMIAGMSITDARKATFDFSDPYFESGVQMGVLESNDSVTSYEDLRGKSVAVKNGTEGATYAESIKDQYGFTTKYFADSSSMFDEVRTGNSAAVFEDYPVLAYGIKQGNGFKTVTDKVPGASYGFAVAKGQNAQLLQEFNTGLANLKASGQYDEILDTYLNSDASDDDNSILGLIKSTYPLLLEGLWLTIVLTVVSIAIALVLGAIFGLFRVSTNIVLRGIGTTYVDVFRGTPLLVQAFFIYFGIPAALDFQMSAFTAGIITLSLNAGAYMAEIVRGGILSVDKGQMEASRSLGISYLKSMQKVVMPQAVRTMIPSYINQFVITLKDTSILSVIGLAELTQTGRIIIARNFQSFNMWLIIGVMYFIIIMALTKLSNRLEKRINK, from the coding sequence GTGCGCAGCAGATCCGATCGACTTCTGAGACTCGTCAGACGTCCGAGAGTGCCCGCGGTGATCGCCGCGCTGACGCTGCTCGTCACACTCGTCGCGCCCGGCCTTGCCGGCGCACAAGAGCCCGCACCGGGCAACAACTACACCATCGCCACCGACATCACGTTCGCCCCGTTCGAGTTCCAGGACGAGAGCGGCAAGCTCGTCGGAATCGACATGGATCTCCTCGCCGCCATCGCCGAGGACCAGGGGTTCACCTACCAGGTCAACGCCGTCGGATTCGACGCCGCACTCCAGGCGGTCACGGGCGGTCAGGCCAACGGCATGATCGCCGGCATGTCGATCACCGACGCCCGCAAGGCGACGTTCGACTTCTCCGATCCGTACTTCGAGTCGGGCGTCCAGATGGGCGTGCTCGAGAGCAACGACTCGGTCACCTCGTACGAGGACCTGCGCGGCAAATCCGTCGCGGTCAAGAACGGCACCGAGGGCGCCACGTACGCGGAGTCCATCAAGGACCAGTACGGATTCACCACCAAGTACTTCGCCGACTCGTCGAGCATGTTCGACGAGGTCCGCACGGGTAACTCGGCGGCCGTGTTCGAGGACTACCCCGTCCTCGCCTACGGCATCAAGCAGGGCAACGGGTTCAAGACGGTCACCGACAAGGTCCCCGGCGCCAGCTACGGGTTCGCCGTCGCGAAGGGCCAGAACGCGCAGCTCCTGCAGGAATTCAACACCGGGCTCGCCAACCTGAAGGCCAGCGGCCAGTACGACGAGATCCTCGACACCTACCTCAACTCGGACGCATCCGACGACGACAACTCGATCCTGGGCCTGATCAAGAGCACCTACCCGCTGCTGCTAGAGGGCCTGTGGCTCACGATCGTCCTGACCGTGGTATCGATCGCCATCGCGCTCGTCCTCGGCGCGATCTTCGGCCTGTTCCGGGTGTCGACCAACATCGTCCTGCGCGGCATCGGCACCACCTACGTCGACGTGTTCCGCGGCACCCCGCTGCTGGTGCAGGCGTTCTTCATCTACTTCGGCATCCCGGCGGCCCTGGACTTCCAGATGTCGGCGTTCACGGCGGGCATCATCACGCTGAGCCTCAACGCCGGCGCGTACATGGCCGAGATCGTGCGCGGCGGCATCCTGTCCGTCGACAAGGGCCAGATGGAAGCGTCGCGGAGCCTCGGCATCAGCTACCTGAAGTCGATGCAGAAGGTCGTGATGCCGCAGGCCGTGCGGACGATGATCCCGTCGTACATCAACCAGTTCGTGATCACGCTGAAGGACACGTCGATCCTGTCCGTGATCGGGCTCGCCGAGCTCACTCAGACCGGGCGGA
- a CDS encoding urease subunit beta yields the protein MIPGEVVCAEGVIELNEGSPRTELEVVNTGDRPVQVGSHVHFPQSNHALQFDRSAAHGLRLDIPAGTAVRFEPGIAQTISLVPLRGTREVHGLSLTPPGKLDAS from the coding sequence GTGATTCCAGGTGAAGTCGTGTGCGCCGAGGGCGTGATCGAGCTCAACGAGGGTTCTCCCCGCACCGAACTCGAGGTGGTCAACACCGGTGACCGCCCGGTCCAGGTCGGGAGTCACGTTCATTTCCCGCAGTCCAATCACGCCCTGCAGTTCGACCGTTCCGCCGCCCACGGGCTGCGGCTGGACATTCCCGCCGGCACCGCGGTGCGCTTCGAACCGGGTATCGCGCAGACGATTTCACTCGTCCCCCTGCGCGGGACCCGTGAGGTGCACGGGCTGAGCCTCACTCCTCCCGGAAAGCTGGACGCGTCATGA